A stretch of DNA from Triticum dicoccoides isolate Atlit2015 ecotype Zavitan chromosome 2A, WEW_v2.0, whole genome shotgun sequence:
TTTCACTTCTTCTTAAGCTTGGCAGACTAGTTCCTGACTGACTTAATAGTGCGATGAGCTTACTTGCTCTAGTTCTATCCTCAGGATTTACTTACCTGAGTACCTAGCACCGAGGATCGATGTAATTTACTTTCAAAAAGATGCTGTTGATGCTAACACGCATATAAATAGATGTTCCCCACTGCTTGCTCCTCTTACCCGAATGGGGTTATATGCCTTAGTGAAACTCAGGGTAAAGTGGCAGAGGTATGACCTCGGGAAGAAAGAAAGATCGGGCGGGGAAAACGGGGTTCGAACCCGCGACTTCTGGCGTGACAGACCAGCACTCTAACCAACTGAGCTATTTCCCCCTTTCGTAACTACTGTCGATTCAACAGTCACCTACCGGTTACCTTTGTAACTATACCAAAGTAGCTGTACAACAGAATGCCCTTCGCCTTTAGTACTTTTCTTATATATATATTATGTTATATACTAAATGTGTCAAAGCAATAGAACTTACTGAAAAAAAACAAGCCCATCTTTCTCAAAAAGGAAGAGAGGGTGCGCCCCCCCAGAGAGAACCCCATTCTTTCAAGAAAGTTCTAATTAATTATGTAGAAAAAGAAATAAGGAAAATAGGAGTAAGCGAGTAGGGTCAACAAGATTCTAAACGAATACCACAAGTGACGGAACCGACGATGATGAAGAGATAAGGGGCGAAGGATATTTTTTCTATTATTCCAAttcttatttattgattatctaatTTATTTAGATCCATATTCATTTGCATTTGCAAATACAAACTCTCTTTCATTTTCTTTTTACTTTTGCGCTAAGGATAAGGGATCTGAGAAAAAAAGAGCTGGCTTGGCTGGTACATCAAGCATATGACATATTGCTTGTTCGGTGTGGTACACATATCTGTCAATGTCAATCAAGTAAGAAAATGCATTCCCACTGTCTGAGGAAAAGGTGAAGAATTGCAATTTATTGAGCTTGTAAGGCCCGTTGAAGTCCCCGAGAAAGGGTATAAATAGGGCTATAAGTAGGCCGTTTGCTATTGCAATAAGGGCTGCTCGCCTTTCCTTTTGACGGCTTGGCTTCCTATCGCTCCTATGTAGTGGTCGGCCTTAAAAGGAGTCTTCCTACCATACCATCATGCATGCCTATGTTATAGTGTGTTAAGCTTCGCCAGAAGCAAGCAAGATGATGAAGCGAAGCTTCGTAGACAAGGCTCGTTCCGTGCTTGACTTACGAGCTCGTGTAGTAAGGCCTCACCCTACTTCAATAAGGGCTTATGCACTCCACTCGTAAACGAGCGTTAGAGCTTTTTGAGCGAGCGAGCGAAGCCTTCCTGGAGCTTCCCCCTTCCCTCACCCGAGAATTGCATTTCCGCTTCAGCTTCCCCGGTTTAGTTGGTTTGGAGGATTAATTGATTGGATACCCAATTCGCATAATCTTTCAAAGTCACTGCTTCTACGACGATAGGCGTAAAGGCATGATTAGTTCCACGAATCTCACTGCACTGACCATAGTAAACTCCTTCTCGTTGTACCGAGATGGAGGTAAGATTTGAACGACCAGGTACAACATCACATTTGACACCTGAGGAAGGTACAACCCAACTATGAGGTACATCAGCGGGTGTTACAATCATACGTAGATGAGTTTTGGCTGGTACAACCACTCTATTGTCAACTTCTAATAAACGTGATTGACCCAATTCTGGATCATCTTCTAGAATCGTATAACTGTCAAAAGTGAGTGACTGTTCATCGGAACTGTTATAGTCCGAATATTCATAAGGTTGGGTCGACGCCCGCCTCCCCCCAAACTTGACTTGCAAGTTTCCCCGCAAAAAGCTCTCCACGCCTAATCTTATTTATAAAGAGCACTATTCTTCTTTAGTTAGGTAGTTCTCCCCCCTCTATGAGACCGTAAGACCCCGGTGGAATCGAAGGCCCGCTTACTAATAGGTAAGAGGGGACCCTTTCTCGCCCAGCCCTACCTACATCAGTGAAGCTGGAACCGAGGAAGACAATGTTCAACACACATGAGACAAAATGAAGGTATGGGACGGCCAGTTCACCACGGAAAGGGATGCTAGTCGGCTTTGGCGAAGTTGTAGGCCCCAATAGATCAGATCTCAAGAGTGATTCCTCACCTATCCTGCCAGGGGCCAAGTCGAAGGCTCGAGTATAGATTCCCTATGCTCATGTGAACAGCCGGCCCGTATATCTAAAAGGATCCATAAAAAAGACCGGAAAGTATGTCGAAAAAAAACTCGTTCATGAGACCTCGAATTCCCACGTTCCAGCCTGCATTATGCCAGCAGGTCCCACCCCCAATTTCTTGAGTCACCCTTATCTAAAAAAAAGGACGGAGTCTATCTAGATCATAGGATCACTATATTCAGAGGTCAATTCTCTTTCTTTGACCGCCCACCGTTCACGACATCCCTTGCTTCTCGCAAGAACGGCTCCTCGGTGGAGGAGTAGAAGCGCTGGTCCCCTTCGGtcaagtgcttgtgcgtgctcttacCTACCGTAGGACCTCCGTCCCcgaagcgaagaaggaggagcaggaACAACAGGTTGTCCTCTCTTGGCCCAGTAGTTCTGCAACTACTACCGTGGTTGTTGCCAACGGGGATCCCCCATTCCGAAAGGTAACGGGACCAGCCCTTAGGTCCAAAGTTGTATGCCACTGCTGTGGTGCCGATAGATTCACTACTGAAGCCCCGTTATCGGACATTGCAGGCTTAGCATCTATTTTTCGTATATCGCTCCACCACACCGAGAAGAGGTATGTGTACCTCCAGCAATAACAAGAATGGAACCATAGGCTCCTATGCTGGGAGCATTTCGGGGTATAGGTCTAACCACCTCAACTCCCCGTTTCTGGCATGCTATAGTTCTTTTAGTCTCTCAACGACGGGAATGGGAGATGACCGGTAAGCCAGATGCTTCGCGAACCACCGGTACATTTCGTTGCACTTAAATCACCCTCGTTAAGAGGCGCACTCCGATACCATTGATGTCCAATAGCTTTGATAGTAATGGCTGGATCTACTAATACCCCGTCCATTGAGTATAACAGAGCAAACGATGGTATAGCAATGAACAAAAGAATGACACTTGGAAATATGGCGAATAATTTCGATAGTAGTTCCATGAACAATCCTTTGTGGGATTGGATTAGTTTGCTCGTTGAAATGCCATAAAGCACGAACCAACATCCGTGATACGAAAACCAAAATAAGAATGAGGAAGAAAAAGATATCGTGATGTAAGTCAATGATTCCTTGCATCATAGGTGTTGCTGTGTCTTGAGATCCTAATTGCCATGGTTCCGCAGCATCACAAAGAGCGATTGTGAGGAATCGACATGATAATGAACGAAGAATCATTGGAATTTCCCATCTTTTTCAGCTCTGCTCCCGAAAAGAGAAAGGAAAGGAGACTGATCTTGACGTCGGCGTTGGTTTTTCCAACGAAACATTCTTTCATGAACTTTAATGACAAAATGCTAGTTGCCTCGTAACGCATACACTGGAGGTCCCATCGACGAAGACTACTTACTATATGCGTTTTCTGAAGAGCAACAACGGAAAAAAATAGGTGAACTTGGATACCATACTATTAAAGAGAAAGATACAGACTAACAAGAAATCAAGGACCTCGTGAGTACTACTTAGTCGGCCTCATCAATTAGTCATGCCAATGAGATATCAAGCCCTCGATTCCAACGGGGCTACGGACAAGAAAGGTCCTTTCGAGATTCTATTTCCCCTTGGGTCTATCAAGCTGAACAGTTCGTGGGGATATAAGAAGATCACACTTAGACAACTGTCTACACTACCTCTTTAATGATCCGGATTCCATGACGCATAATTCATCTGTCCATATATATTCCTAATTTCATATTCATCACCATTTCAAATCGGGCAAGGAGAAGTCGTCGTGTTGGTTCTAGGATGGAatgatcttttgatccaaagaTGCCGGTGCTAAAACCTCTTGTGTCTCTTTTAATAGGACCGCGAAGGCAAGAGCATTGAGGAAGCAAGGATTCTCCCATAACTAATTAATGCGGGAAAAAAACAAGATTTCACTGAAAAAAGGTGCCTAACCCCGGGATTTTTCGATACTTTTCTTGAAATTGACTGGATTTGGAAGAAAATGCACTCAACCTAACAAATCATGATCAATTCAAGTGGTTAGTTTAAGGGGGTACATGGGGCTGACGCCGAAGGAGATAGGAATGAAGTAGGGCGGGCAGCTACCCAGAGATTGGAATGCCCTATCGACAGGGAATGCTGGTACCACCTATGGTGCTTGATAGTCTTCAATCCAGACGGTCTCGAGAGTACCTTGACCCATAGCATAGGGCTTGATGTGGCTTTGGGGCTTCCCAAAAGGTAATAGAATAGGTAGTTCAGGCACCATCATCAATATGTTGCTGCTATTGAATCCGGTTTTGAATCAAGCAGCAAGAGTCCGACCTCAGGGTCCACCATAGAAAGGCATTCCTCAGTCCCAGAATAGCATGCATACGGGAGCCATATTCCAATCATGTGAGCAGACTTCTTCGATAAGCAAGCAGCTGTTCGCGTAGGCCCGGATACAGAGGAAAGGGAGGGGAAGGTATAGAAATCTATCAAAAGAGCACCTTAACGGCGATGCCTGGAAGGAGTCCCTCTTATTTCAGTATATAGGACTTCTTGTCTGCGGGACCTAACTAACTACCCGATCGATGGAAAATAAGGGCAAGTCAATACCAGATCGCACTCAACAAAGTAAAACGGGATGAATTCAATCGCCAAGACCTGCCACTGGCTGATTCCATAAGCACAGAAAGAAGGGTTTACGAATAAAAAAAAAGCTGCTCATTAGGGTCTCTTTTCATATCCGGCTATGTGAAAACCCACGTACTCTTCTCTGAAATAGCCTACCTACCTTTTGCTTTTTCAGATAAGTAAATAAGCGGACCTCCTTTCcggagatcaagtttctactggacTAACCACGGGTCTTGATCACAAAGTTCTAAGGTCAATTCTCTAATGAGAACAGACTCTGTCCACAAGGGCCATCAAGCCAACTATATGGAAGGACCCAGTCCCACATTCCCGCTCGTGTTCCGTTTTCCTTGTGGTTCCCGTAGTCGAAACAGCTTAAAGAAGGTCAGGTTTGGAACTCGTGAGGGATgtttcgttgcatgtggatcttccgcgCCTACTTTGTCCTAAATTTGGTCACCCATGCACTTTTCTAGTTAGGGCTCGACTGGGTCCTTTGATAATATAGGTAAGTCGGGCTTCTTTTTAAGCAATATCATGACTAGAATCTTGAGAGGATGACTACGTCCTTGAAGCTACAAAGTCCAACGAATGTTGAATCGACGCATGACGAaaacaaggaaaaagaaaaggtgacTTCCGTTGACCAAGGAAATCGAAATGTATGTGCCGGTAGAACAAAGATACCATTAGGTGATAAATTGATGCTGTCTGCACGCACAGATTCAGGAGATGACAATTTTAGCTTCAATATGAGATGCCAATGATGCATTCAAAAAGGAATGAGTGCTGCCCGAGTcgaccaagaaaagagggtaacatccaaATTATGGACTACTGAGCAAGCTAACTGAATGGAACGGAGTGCAGGAGATTTCTGATTAGCTTCAGCGGAGAGGACCCTTAGATCCGAAGCAGAGTCATCATGGTCCTGTAACATAGAATAGCCTGCAACAGTACTCCGCGATAATTCCGCCATTTCCTGAACAACATGGAGTTGAACAGTAGCTTTACACTGACAATCCTTCGCCCAGCGCTCACCACAACCAATCCAGAGAACCTTCGCGCGCCGATAAGCCTTCAGTCTATCATAAGAAGAATACTTGAAACTTACACTTAGACACTTGAGTAACCAATCAAATCGTACATCTTGTGGCATGCTCACCAATATTGACGTAAAGTGAGGTGATCAGGGTTGATGCTGTGATGCGAAGGGAAGGGGCCACTCAATTCAATTCAATGTCGTAATCCGACCTGGCTTCTCCTGTCCGCACTTGGGACAGATTGATACTCGTTTTTTGCTGGATTTGAACTTGCTTAAAAAGAAAGGACTCAGCTTCCGTAAAAGTGATCGATGGAGAAGCTCAAAAGTCTCAATCCACCACTAGCTATCATTCAAGTTTGCACTTTTCGAGCTCATCCTTACCTTTGCGCTTTAGCTGCTTGTTCCCACTAACCCATTTCATTTTCTTAGCTGGATCCTTCATAAAGTATCTCTTATCGCTTGTCCAGAGCCTGGATGTCAACCTTAGCCAGAGCCTGTATCTCATCAGTCTCCATCTGAGCCTCAATCGTGAACTGAAGATGATGCGCGGTCAGCGAGGAATGAATTCGAAAACCCGTACTTGGAGCATTATTGCACTTGGGATAAAGTAGATGTCGAAACAGCTTCTTCTTCAAGTTCGCTATCATGagggatgtctatgataatatgctCACTTCATATGAGTTAGTTCATTCCATGAGGTCGAGGAAAGGTTGAAACCATTTTAGAGCTAGGCGGGGTCTCTCAGATGCAGACTAACCCatttcgacgtgaagcatcgcatcggcttgtgatcctaaatCTAGTGATTGATTATTGACTTGTCAAGGGCAGGTTGGTGTCTTAATGTGGAGGAATTCCGTACCTAAGATAAGAAGTTTCATTTCATGCCTACCGTAGTCCCTATTTTATTGGGCATAGTCCCCCTTACCTACTCCCGAGAGTAGAAAATCAACATTTATGTCGTTCTTAATAAGAAAGAGATGCTCGGGTAGCAAAGTTGCCTACCATTAGGTATTGTTTGAGCCCGTAACTTCCATTAGGAGAGGCATCCTCGCTCAGTTTCAACTGGTGGTTACTTAAGTTTCTTTTCTCTGCCGGATTGCGTTTCAAATTCAGACTTGTCTTTGTTAAACAATGCTTTCGGGTTGCCTAGACCAGAGAATTCAAGAAATAGAGACGCGCATTGCCTAATTGGTAGTTTATTTCCCACCATAGCTTTACTCAAGTGGAAATCCTTTGAATCGAACAAAAAGTTCGTAACCGCTAGGTTGCATCGTCCCCTTCAACCAGAATCATCTAGATTACAGATTTCATAACTGCATTTTGCAAGAAGAGAGTGCCTCCCATTCTCTGGAGTAACGATAATAATAACACTCCACGTCGCCTTCAGGCTTGGATCCATGCCTTGCATCTTCTTCTTTCTCAGAAAAGAACTCAGATCGTTCAGATTCTTTGCCAGGAGAGTCCCCGGCTTTCGAGCCCTACTCGTGGGAGTTGCTTTATCCATCATTGCTATTGGCATCTTGGCGTTAAACAATTCATTTATATAAACACTTTTGACATAGCAGAATCCTTCTCAGGTTGATTTGTGTGCCACTCGTCATCAGACAGTGAAACGTCCGGTCTAGCCCTTAGCTGAGGGATCTTCACTCCAGTCCTGCCATCCATATCCGTGCCCACCCGAACCATGGGAAAGAAAGTTTGTCAGAAATTACTTGTACTTGAGGGCAATGATAAAGTGAAGAAAATTATAGAAACAATGAAATGAAGCTATGGCTCGAACTATTGGAGAAGCCACCATAGAATATATCCATGAGCTTCTCAAGCACTTCTTCTTCCAATTACTTTGTGACGATTTCAAGGAAAAGTGAATGATTTCAATCAAGAAAAGAATCATATGCTCGATCCGTCGTAACAAGAGGGATAAGAAAGTCTCAACTCCAACCGCGGGAGCATTTACTATTTGGAAGTGTGCGAACGTAGCTGGTGGATCGGGGAAACAGGAAATCCTTGTGGTAATGCCGTGGGAATAGGAGTTGTTAGAGCGAGGTATTGCAATGAAACAGATTGTTCAATAGATTTCTTCATTGCTAAGGGTAAATGGCATTTTCATGGTCAAAATTCCAGAGAGGAGTTCCGAGCTTCAAGGATGCCGGATCGCACCATTCATAAGAGAAACCCTTGGGTGCCCGATGAGGCACAAAACAGATAACCAGACTGTGCCCTGGGCAAGGAAATAACCATGGCAAGCCACGAAAGGAATGAATAAGCTCCCTCCGGGCTCTCCCTTCGGAGTTTCACGCCAGTGGAACTCACAAAAGCAGCGCAGCTAATGAATCAATGAATCCGTGGGCAAATCGTTGTGTCCATACATTTGATGTGCCTTTTGAAAGTCACATTTGTTTTCAACAATCGGAAATGGGAATATTCCATTCCATGGCATAGTTCTCAATGTTAGTAAACGGAGTGCGTTATCAACTCAATAATAAATCTCCCCTACACCGTAACCAGATTACATTCATTCAAGTTGGCAATCCCCTGATCTTTGCTTCCGGTGTGCGATCCGAATTGACATATAATGACCGTAGTTAGCAGGCAATGGCCAAGGTCAGTGCATCTCGAACTAGTGGGTCACTATATCTAAACTATCTAATACAACTATGGAATGCGCTTTGAATTGCACTTCTGCTCGTAACCACTACGAACCGGAAAGGAAGGAAGCAGCTTTAGAGGAGGGATGCCGTCAAACAAAGGATTTTTTATATGCTAAAGATACCGGTTCAATATGTCATTTCCGAAACCGAGGACCACACCGCTGGGAGGACAACTCAAGCACCAAAGACAAAGGTATCGCTCGTAAAAGTGATTTTCATCGTAGTACTCGCTCTAGCGTTAGGTTCAATGCAGCGTGTAAATACCTCTAGCCCTAGGGAAGGGGGCGTGCCGTTCCCAATGGTGGAATTGCTTCTTGTCTGCTTTGCCGAGGAGAGCGCTCGCTACCCGATCCCCCTAAGCTAATGTAGTTCCCAGGTTGCCTACTAGATACCGTTTACGGCTATATCTGTGTAGGAAGCCGAGGAAAGAGATAATTGATAGTTGCCAAAACCACGTAAAAGAAATGAGATTGAACATATTTCAATTCAACAAATTCTGATTGTTTCATTATCAAATGCAAGGGATGTGGGACCAGGTTCTATTATTGGAGTTAAGCGGTGTAGGAGCCGTGCCGTTCCTGTGTATTAGCTCGTTGTTAGCAGCCCCGAAGGGCGTAAAGGGGGTAAAAGATTTCTCGGAAGCAGCTCTTCGCCTGTGGGAACTTGCTCTTTTCTTTTGTTTTAAAATGCAACCTATGCTGAAACAACCGAATAAAAACCAAAAAGTAAAGAGGTGGATCCATTGATCCTTTTCTCGATTGAATGCGCTTTCTATCTATCTATACCGGTACCAGGAAAAGCAGAATAAGCAGTTGAGCACCAAGAAATTCCTGTTTCAAGTAAGTACGAAGGGGCAAGAGAGACTGTCATAATATTACTATGGGAGACGGATCCTGTTAAGTCAGTACGAATGTGATACGAAAAATCCTCTTCCATTCTTTCCGGCTGGGCAACATGACTGATGGGAATGTTCGCTACTGCTTCGGCGTCCATCTCATACATATGTTCTCTGACCACCTCCATATTCCACGGCCTGGTTGCAGCATGGATAAGATCCGACACAAACATAGGTGGATCATTGGACCGCGGGCACAGGGGCGTCATAACATCTTGTTTCTCAAGAGTACATAGCAATCGGTCCTTCTTGGAGTTCAACAAAATGAACAGTAGCTAAATTGGAACTAAGGTGACCGATCATCCACCGATGGGTAGAAATATGAATGTTGACTAGGGTCCCCTGTGCTCATTTGATTCCGAGTCGGCAGCATATCAAGCTCCTAGCCCCGCCTTAACAACCCTCATAGTGTTATGTCCCCCGATCGATAGCTTAATACATTTCAGTATTTGGCTTGCTTTCTTCATTTTCCTTGCGTAGGTAGAAACCTTTCTGGGTGTGTCAGCACACCAAATTATATGACTATATTCAATATGCCCTGATGTCCATAGTACCGTACTCAGACGACCCTACCCTTCCAGAATAGTAGGATTACATTCATCGTTCCAGCTGTAAACACAGTTTCTAGTTTGACTGAATGAGAGTCATGCAATAGGCATCAGTAGGGAGTGCGAAAGCAAAAGCTAAGTGATCGGACTAACACAGAGTGCATTTCTCCCAGGTAAGCTTATGTTCCTGATATCTGATACCTATGTTTGCTCCTTATTTTATTAATAATTGATCCAATTTATACGAAAAATACGTAGGTTGAAGAAGTTATCAAGAAAAATGATTGGGATCTTTCAATATGCTATTCTTGATATCATGTTTTTTATTCTTGATCCTATCAAGTATGGATTCTAGATTGTTAGTTGGAGCATCCTGACCATTCTAGTTTATTGTGATATGATCCCGAGGGACTCTTCAAATACATGTAGGGAGTCACACAGGTCTCCGGCATATCAAATTGTATCTGGATTTGAGTCAGAGCATTTCCTCTGATTCCTAGCTCAGAAATCTTTGCTTTATTTACTAAAGATTGGAGCACACAAGCGCACACGCAGTAATCTGATTGAGAAAATGGATAGTTGCTGCCATCGATATTAAAGAGTCTGTCTAGTGCCAAAAAGGTCCTTCCAAGGCTTGAGCTATCAAATTCATGTGATACACACTTTGCTCTCTGCGGATCACACTCAGCTTACTACAACTAAGGGTAGGATTGGTTGCACAACGCATGCTATCCATTTGTTATTGGTGATAGGAAGATGGCTCAATCATTGAACTAGCATTGAACAACCTACTTCAGAAAAAACTTAGAGTTAACCATCTAGTGCGAAAGTGCtagtttccccctcccagaggtgaGAAGGGAGATATGAGCGTGGCGGTATCTTTTCCTCTTTTGATAGAAGCCCACATGCCCACTCTTCTATCCCACCTATCCACATGGGGTATCAGTGGCCTCGTGATCTCCATGAACAGAGATCACTACACAAAAACAACTATATGAAAAACTTGCTTGCTTCTTCGAATCTCGAAATAACAGAACATATAGAAAGTGTTTCTGTGATTTTTCCATTCTCTTCGGGGAACCTATAGAAAGATTATCAGATGGCTTTCATTCCCTTCAGGGGGGGTGTTCCTTCAGAGCAGTCCATATCATTAGATGAACTCCCTGATGAATCAGTTGATGAATCATCAGTTAGCTCATCATAATccgtgtcgagatccgatgaatcagTTGATGAATCATCAGATGAACTCCCTGATGAATCAGTTGATGAATCATCAGATGAACTCCCTGATGAATCAGTTGATGAATCATCACTCTCCACCACATTTTCATGATctggaaaagggggctgcccctgCCATAattctgaagctcccgggggggagAACGTTTAAATCAAATGGAAGAACAAGGGCGAGTAAATGATGGAGACTAAAAAAACGATTTAAGGTGGCATTGTCCACGGAGAAACCACCCCAAAGCCAAGTCACTATGGTATCTCCTACTACTGGTATGGTGCTAGCTAAGCTTGTAATTACTGTTGCTCCCCAAAAGCTCATCTGACCCCAAGGTGGTACGTATCCTATAAAAGCTGTCACAATCATTAATAGGAATATTCCTATTCTGCCGAGTATTCCATTCATTTTCATCATAATACTATGCTTCCTTGCCCGTGTGGAACATGTGTGAGCATTATGTTTTTCCAACAAGTGATCCGACTGGAAGAAGTGTTATATCGGGACTTCGAGATCAAATAGAGAATCTGTCTCTCCATTCCTCGTGAGCCACTTATTTCTCCGAAATCAGAGATCAGAGTGATTTTCCTCCTTTTTCCCAAATAGTCGACGGTCTTACACCATTGGGATACTTCGGATAAACTGGAGTACATATATGAGAGACCGGTGCTAAAACCTTTTCTCGAGATATCTTCCAGATTCTTAGGGTCCTTGCTCTGGATCTCGCCCCCCCAGCGCGAAAGCAGTTGGTTCCGTAGTTTGAGAATTCTACTAATTCCAAGTATTCCATTATTATTATTAAATAAGAGAATATAAAAAGTAAAGAGGAGAAGACATAACCAGAAAAATTGTGAGAAATAAGTTAATTTATCAAGTTGAGGCATTTCGATTTGGATTTCAAATAAGAAAGAAAAGACTCCGAACCGTACTTTTGCTATTTTATATCTATACAAAAAGAGATTGACTTTCCAAAATGGAATCTTTGCCATTTCTGATGTGAATGAGGGAGGTTGTCTGCCCGGGTAGGGGTGAACGGAACCCTCCCAAGTCATCACTCAAGAAAGCACCACAGTCACACGAGAAAGAGTTTGGACTATGACGAAGACGAGCAAGCCTTTGTTGGGGAGTGATCGGGGAAGAGTCGA
This window harbors:
- the LOC119358568 gene encoding putative ATP synthase protein YMF19, with translation MAKIPFWKVNLFLYRYKIAKVRFGVFSFLFEIQIEMPQLDKLTYFSQFFWLCLLLFTFYILLFNNNNGILGISRILKLRNQLLSRWGGEIQSKDPKNLEDISRKGFSTGLSYMYSSLSEVSQWCKTVDYLGKRRKITLISDFGEISGSRGMERQILYLISKSRYNTSSSRITCWKNIMLTHVPHGQGSIVL